The Mesorhizobium sp. B1-1-8 genome contains a region encoding:
- a CDS encoding ABC transporter permease, producing MATMRILEWLGRVYILMLLAFLYLPIIIMALMSFNVSPFYQLPFEWTTEWYASLWQNDQLIAATRNSIEIAVITTIISTVLGSAASLALYRYEFRGKKFLQALLFPPIAIPWLITGTAMLIFFFGIGIGRGLFAILLGHVALALPYVIVVVSARLQTFAPELEEAARSLGANQWQVTMRITLPWIMPGVIAGGLFAFAVSFDQFVVSYFLATPGQTTLPVEIYAAIRKGFTPEINAVSTIIIVVSMALMLLTARFFRFGGEK from the coding sequence ATGGCGACGATGCGTATCCTGGAATGGCTGGGCCGGGTCTACATCTTAATGCTGCTCGCCTTCCTCTATCTGCCGATCATCATCATGGCGCTGATGTCGTTCAACGTCTCGCCCTTCTACCAGCTGCCGTTCGAATGGACGACGGAGTGGTACGCTTCGCTGTGGCAGAACGACCAGCTGATCGCGGCCACCCGGAACAGCATCGAGATCGCCGTTATCACGACCATCATCTCGACCGTGCTCGGCTCGGCGGCGTCGCTGGCGCTTTACCGCTACGAATTCCGCGGCAAGAAATTCCTGCAGGCGCTGCTCTTCCCGCCGATCGCCATTCCATGGCTGATCACCGGCACGGCGATGTTGATCTTCTTCTTCGGCATCGGCATCGGGCGCGGCCTGTTCGCCATCCTGCTCGGCCATGTCGCACTGGCGCTGCCCTATGTCATCGTCGTCGTCTCGGCCCGGTTGCAAACCTTCGCGCCGGAGCTGGAAGAGGCGGCGCGCTCGCTTGGCGCCAACCAGTGGCAGGTGACGATGCGCATCACGCTGCCCTGGATCATGCCCGGCGTCATTGCCGGTGGGCTGTTTGCCTTTGCCGTGTCGTTCGACCAATTCGTGGTGTCCTACTTCCTGGCGACACCCGGCCAGACGACACTGCCGGTCGAAATTTACGCCGCGATCCGCAAGGGGTTCACGCCCGAGATCAACGCGGTATCGACAATCATCATCGTCGTGTCGATGGCGCTGA